A genomic segment from Triticum dicoccoides isolate Atlit2015 ecotype Zavitan chromosome 1A, WEW_v2.0, whole genome shotgun sequence encodes:
- the LOC119277777 gene encoding uncharacterized protein LOC119277777: protein MPTPRNRKVPAPAPPRRPPPRLEYRAKDGAWYGARMALQGDSLRVMFEEFREEFDEWHDPDAGDLASPGDVAALRARFRPASPPLEDARCGDLRRGQPLCVLRAMPDGERKYYDAVLDSVKRAAHVTVGGEERCACRFTVRWTDGPFRGGSDEVGVDEVCCVRDSPVNDPVLSEFLDRVTRSFGFCDGEENAKAAQDSPVQDPRLNGFLDRVTKSFGFCNGEEKPKAAASQGTGATPAPGSEQSATAAPQASGATSLWGGEGGTAFIIID from the exons ATGCCGACGCCGCGAAACCGGAAGGTCCCTGCCCCTGCCCCGCCGCGCCGGCCGCCTCCCCGCCTGGAGTACCGCGCAAAGGACGGCGCGTGGTACGGCGCGCGCATGGCGCTGCAGGGCGACTCGCTGCGCGTCATGTTCGAGGAATTCCGCGAGGAGTTCGACGAGTGGCACGACCCAGACGCGGGCGACCTCGCCTCCCCGGGCGACGTGGCCGCGCTCCGCGCCAGGTTCCGCCCGGCGAGCCCGCCCCTCGAGGACGCCCGCTGCGGCGACCTCCGCCGCGGCCAGCCGCTCTGCGTCCTCCGCGCCATGCCCGACGGCGAGCGCAAGTACTACGACGCCGTCCTCGATTCC GTGAAAAGAGCGGCTCACGTCACCGTGGGCGGCGAGGAGCGGTGCGCGTGCCGCTTCACGGTGCGGTGGACGGACGGGCCGTTCCGCGGCGGCTCCGACGAAGTCGGCGTCGACGAGGTCTGCTGCGTGCGGGACTCGCCGGTCAACGACCCGGTGCTGAGCGAGTTCCTGGACCGCGTGACGAGGTCGTTCGGCTTCTGCGACGGCGAGGAGAACGCGAAGGCGGCGCAGGACTCGCCGGTCCAGGACCCGCGGCTGAACGGGTTCCTGGACCGCGTGACGAAGTCCTTCGGCTTCTGCAACGGCGAGGAGAAACCGAAGGCGGCGGCGTCTCAGGGTACCGGGGCCACGCCGGCCCCGGGCAGCGAGCAGAGCGCGACGGCGGCGCCTCAGGCGAGCGGGGCCACGTCGCTCTGGGGCGGCGAGGGGGGGACTGCCTTCATAATCATCGACTAG